A window of Tautonia plasticadhaerens contains these coding sequences:
- a CDS encoding NAD(P)-dependent methylenetetrahydromethanopterin dehydrogenase, whose translation MKTILIQLDADPQPSVFDAVVAVDAGVDHLFRHGGVTPDQVRDLVYGGLFTRGPEDLKRTALFIGGTDVEKAEALLRAATGAFFGPFRVSVLLDPNGANTTAAAAVLAAKRGLDGSLRGKKAAVLAATGPVGRRVARLLAREGAAVAVSSRTLDRAEAVARSIGEATGTELSPFAAADAASLASGLEGCEVVVAAGSTGVTLLPGSVRSGLAALRAMIDLNAVPPLGIEGIEVHDRDADRGGVRAWGAIGVGGTKMRIHARAIKELFSTNDLVLDAEQVYALGQSLD comes from the coding sequence ATGAAGACGATCCTGATCCAGCTCGACGCCGACCCGCAGCCCAGCGTCTTCGACGCCGTCGTCGCCGTGGATGCGGGGGTCGATCACCTGTTCCGGCACGGGGGGGTGACCCCCGATCAGGTGCGGGACCTCGTGTACGGCGGCCTCTTCACCCGGGGGCCGGAGGACCTGAAGCGGACCGCCCTGTTCATCGGCGGCACCGACGTGGAGAAGGCCGAAGCCCTGCTCCGGGCGGCGACCGGGGCATTCTTCGGCCCGTTCCGGGTCTCGGTGCTGCTCGACCCCAACGGCGCGAACACCACGGCCGCCGCCGCCGTGCTGGCCGCCAAGCGGGGGCTCGACGGCTCGCTCCGGGGCAAGAAGGCGGCCGTGCTGGCCGCGACCGGCCCGGTCGGTCGTCGGGTGGCCCGGCTCCTGGCGAGGGAAGGGGCGGCGGTGGCCGTGTCGTCCCGGACCCTCGATCGGGCGGAAGCCGTCGCCCGGTCGATCGGCGAGGCGACCGGCACCGAGCTCTCGCCGTTCGCCGCCGCCGACGCCGCCTCGCTCGCCTCGGGCCTGGAGGGGTGCGAGGTCGTCGTCGCCGCCGGGTCGACGGGCGTCACGCTGCTGCCGGGGTCGGTCCGGTCGGGCCTGGCCGCCTTGCGGGCGATGATCGACCTGAACGCCGTGCCACCGCTGGGGATCGAGGGGATCGAGGTCCACGACCGGGACGCCGACCGGGGGGGCGTGCGGGCCTGGGGCGCGATCGGCGTCGGCGGCACGAAGATGCGGATCCATGCCCGCGCGATCAAGGAACTCTTCTCGACCAACGACCTGGTCCTCGACGCCGAGCAGGTCTACGCCCTCGGCCAGTCGCTCGACTGA
- the fae gene encoding formaldehyde-activating enzyme, translating to MASDHTLLIGEALVGDGNEVAHIDLMIGTKTGPVGAAFANALANQSKGHTSLLAVLEPNLAVKPATVLITKVTIEGLDQAVLMFGPAQYAVAKAVADCVADGTIPQDKAEDLCIVCGVFIHPAATDKAKINQYNYEATKLSIQRALKGEPTISEVVSKKDSASHPFAS from the coding sequence ATGGCCAGCGATCACACCCTGCTCATCGGAGAGGCCCTCGTCGGAGACGGCAACGAGGTCGCCCACATCGACCTGATGATCGGCACCAAGACCGGCCCGGTGGGCGCGGCGTTCGCCAACGCGCTGGCCAACCAGTCGAAGGGGCACACCAGCCTGCTGGCCGTGCTGGAGCCGAACCTGGCGGTCAAGCCGGCCACCGTCCTGATCACCAAGGTGACGATCGAGGGCCTGGACCAGGCGGTCCTGATGTTCGGTCCGGCCCAGTACGCCGTGGCCAAGGCCGTGGCCGACTGCGTGGCCGACGGCACCATCCCGCAGGACAAGGCCGAGGATCTCTGCATCGTCTGCGGCGTGTTCATCCACCCCGCCGCCACCGACAAGGCCAAGATCAACCAGTACAACTACGAGGCCACCAAGCTCTCCATCCAGAGGGCCTTGAAGGGCGAGCCGACCATCTCCGAGGTCGTCTCCAAGAAGGACTCGGCCAGCCACCCATTCGCCTCCTGA
- a CDS encoding ATP-grasp domain-containing protein — protein MSAPLLILGASVRALASSALRAGFDPVAVDLFADDDLAASCPARRVDPAAYPADLPRIAAECPPGPWMYTGALENHPGVIDRIAADRPLWGVDGPTLRRVRDPIALADALRRARLPALDVALDPDGLPPDGTWLVKPIRSAAGAGIRPFLGSERGPTGSAYFQRFQPGKSGSALFVGENGSARLVGVTRQRIGRVGSPFGYLGSEGPIWPPVAMRAQLGRTGSTLAEAFGLRGLFGVDFVADGGIAWPTEVNPRYTASVEVIEYATGLALLREHARAFGAGVEGHGTCLDSDRRFACKVVVFADRDGTVPASHRWPRFDPTSPEPPPVADLPAPGSSFRAGQPVLTLLERAEDARDCRRRIARRLRGWREILAGWSTLDD, from the coding sequence GTGTCCGCCCCCTTGCTGATCCTCGGCGCCAGCGTCCGGGCCCTGGCGTCCTCGGCCCTCCGAGCCGGGTTCGACCCCGTCGCCGTCGACCTGTTCGCCGATGATGACCTCGCCGCGTCCTGCCCCGCCCGGCGGGTCGACCCGGCCGCCTACCCGGCCGACCTCCCGAGGATCGCCGCCGAATGCCCCCCCGGCCCCTGGATGTACACCGGGGCGCTGGAGAACCACCCGGGGGTGATCGACCGGATCGCCGCCGACCGCCCCCTGTGGGGGGTCGACGGGCCGACGCTCCGACGCGTCCGGGACCCGATCGCCCTGGCCGACGCCCTGCGAAGGGCCCGGCTCCCGGCGCTCGACGTGGCCCTCGACCCCGACGGCCTCCCCCCGGACGGCACCTGGCTGGTCAAGCCGATCCGGTCGGCCGCCGGGGCGGGAATCCGGCCGTTCCTGGGGAGCGAGCGGGGGCCGACGGGCTCGGCCTACTTCCAGCGATTCCAGCCCGGGAAGAGCGGCTCGGCCCTCTTCGTGGGAGAGAACGGATCGGCCCGGCTGGTCGGGGTGACCCGGCAGCGGATCGGTCGGGTCGGCTCCCCGTTCGGCTACCTCGGCAGCGAGGGGCCGATCTGGCCCCCGGTCGCGATGCGAGCGCAGCTCGGCCGGACGGGCTCGACCCTGGCCGAGGCGTTCGGGCTCCGGGGCCTCTTCGGCGTGGACTTCGTGGCCGACGGCGGGATCGCCTGGCCGACGGAGGTCAACCCGAGGTACACGGCCTCGGTCGAGGTGATCGAGTACGCGACCGGCCTCGCCTTGCTCCGGGAGCACGCCCGGGCCTTCGGCGCCGGGGTCGAGGGGCACGGAACTTGCCTCGATTCCGACCGCCGGTTCGCCTGCAAGGTCGTCGTCTTCGCGGACCGGGACGGGACCGTCCCGGCCTCGCACCGCTGGCCGAGGTTCGATCCCACGTCGCCAGAACCGCCGCCGGTCGCCGACCTGCCGGCCCCCGGCTCCTCCTTCCGGGCCGGACAGCCGGTGCTGACGCTCCTGGAGCGTGCCGAGGATGCCCGGGACTGTCGTCGGAGGATCGCACGGAGGCTGCGAGGGTGGCGGGAAATCCTCGCCGGGTGGTCGACCCTCGACGACTGA
- a CDS encoding zinc metallopeptidase: MFLPFDPIYLLIVGPAMLLALWAQARVKSAYAEASQYRSASGATGAQAAAEVMRSEGLNRVEIEPVQGYLSDHYDPRHKVLRLSPGVYGERSLAALGIAAHEAGHALQDAHGYGPLAIRNLLVPVAGFGSSAAFIVFFVGLLFSWTGLVLAGIVLFSGVVAFQLVNLPVEFDASRRARVHLLSTGLITREEEPMVAKVLNAAAWTYVAATLSSVLTLLYFLFRSGLLGGGNRE; this comes from the coding sequence ATGTTCCTCCCGTTCGACCCGATCTATCTGCTGATCGTGGGACCGGCGATGCTGCTGGCCCTCTGGGCGCAGGCCAGGGTGAAGTCGGCCTACGCCGAAGCCTCCCAGTATCGTTCCGCCTCGGGAGCGACCGGGGCCCAGGCGGCGGCCGAGGTGATGCGTTCCGAGGGCCTGAACCGCGTCGAGATCGAGCCGGTGCAGGGCTACCTGAGCGACCACTACGACCCCCGACACAAGGTGTTGCGCCTCTCCCCCGGCGTCTACGGCGAGCGGTCGCTGGCCGCACTGGGGATCGCCGCCCACGAGGCCGGCCATGCGCTCCAGGACGCCCACGGCTACGGCCCGCTGGCGATCCGGAACCTGCTGGTCCCGGTCGCAGGGTTCGGCTCCAGCGCCGCGTTCATCGTCTTCTTCGTCGGGCTGCTGTTCTCCTGGACGGGCCTGGTCCTGGCCGGGATCGTCCTATTCTCGGGGGTCGTGGCCTTCCAGCTCGTGAACCTGCCGGTCGAGTTCGACGCCAGCCGAAGGGCCCGTGTGCACCTGCTCTCGACCGGGCTGATCACCCGGGAGGAGGAGCCGATGGTCGCCAAGGTCCTGAACGCGGCGGCCTGGACCTACGTCGCGGCCACCCTCTCCAGCGTCCTGACCCTGCTCTACTTCCTCTTCCGCTCCGGCCTGCTCGGGGGCGGCAACCGGGAGTGA
- a CDS encoding PP2C family protein-serine/threonine phosphatase, translated as MPHTELIPPTNETPSLLVGTDGIWETRSPDGVEFGKDRLREVIRDHRDAPSQQIADAITAALLDYRGDGHQDDDITFVLVKLV; from the coding sequence GTGCCCCACACCGAACTGATTCCACCTACAAACGAGACGCCCTCCCTGCTGGTCGGCACCGACGGCATCTGGGAGACGCGCTCCCCCGACGGGGTCGAGTTCGGCAAGGATCGGCTCCGGGAGGTCATCCGCGACCACCGAGACGCCCCCTCCCAGCAGATCGCCGACGCGATCACCGCCGCCCTGCTCGACTACCGGGGCGACGGGCACCAGGACGACGACATCACGTTTGTGCTGGTCAAGCTCGTCTGA